A DNA window from Verrucomicrobiales bacterium contains the following coding sequences:
- a CDS encoding CoA-binding protein: protein MKTVAVIGASNERQKFGNKAVRAYQKRGYQVFPINPKEGAIEGLPAFRSILDIPVRPDLVSVYVAPPILLKLLADIAAKGCNELWLNPGTESQEVLDRAEQLGLNVVQACSLIANQWAED from the coding sequence ATGAAAACGGTAGCTGTGATCGGCGCTTCGAACGAACGACAAAAATTTGGCAACAAGGCCGTGAGAGCGTATCAGAAGCGGGGCTACCAGGTCTTTCCAATCAACCCCAAGGAAGGAGCCATCGAAGGCTTGCCCGCCTTCCGATCCATTCTCGATATTCCCGTCCGGCCTGATCTGGTCAGCGTCTATGTCGCTCCTCCCATCCTCCTCAAGCTTCTTGCCGACATTGCAGCGAAGGGCTGCAACGAGTTGTGGCTGAATCCGGGAACCGAGTCCCAGGAAGTGCTCGATCGCGCGGAGCAACTGGGACTGAACGTGGTTCAAGCGTGCAGCCTCATCGCCAACCAATGGGCGGAGGACTGA
- a CDS encoding PDZ domain-containing protein, with amino-acid sequence MMTLLFSPRPSTSRLDHSRFTVECLRLVVLFAACLFTSGVSAQESRRSDPDRLPRAQYKSGEETLNALADLSQARRNSVVKLEIDGKTVALGAVVDASGLVLTKASELHPGKLTAWLSNGKEVAAEILGSEVENDVALVKVDARHLKPVEWASGRVAVGQWVVTPGTAETPQAIGIVSVAPRRIRHARALIGIHLARNGASTKIDSVMEGLGAQQAGLKPGDQILAVNQIPVNEGPELVRRLREFREGQKVDLKVQRDNQEFETTVSLMRAKGDEDDSTDRIDRMGGAPSDRSQGFELAIQHDTVLKPWMCGGPLLDLEGKAVGLNIARAGRVATYALTSDVARRISDQLKAKHTGQRRKKKP; translated from the coding sequence ATGATGACGCTTCTCTTCTCTCCCCGTCCCTCGACCTCCCGACTCGACCACTCGCGGTTCACCGTGGAGTGCCTTCGTCTGGTCGTCCTGTTCGCCGCATGCCTGTTCACCTCCGGGGTATCGGCTCAGGAGTCACGGCGTTCGGATCCAGACCGCTTGCCGAGAGCACAATACAAGAGTGGAGAGGAAACCTTGAACGCGCTCGCCGATCTTTCACAAGCCCGTCGGAATTCGGTCGTGAAGCTAGAGATCGACGGCAAAACCGTTGCGCTGGGCGCGGTGGTCGACGCCAGTGGTTTGGTGCTGACCAAGGCCAGCGAGCTTCATCCCGGAAAACTGACGGCTTGGCTGTCGAACGGCAAGGAGGTCGCGGCGGAGATCCTTGGCTCGGAGGTCGAGAACGACGTAGCGCTGGTCAAAGTGGATGCTCGCCATCTCAAGCCGGTGGAATGGGCATCTGGACGCGTGGCCGTCGGACAATGGGTTGTCACTCCGGGCACCGCAGAGACGCCCCAAGCGATCGGCATTGTCAGCGTGGCGCCTCGTCGCATCCGCCATGCGCGCGCGCTCATAGGAATCCATCTGGCCCGCAACGGTGCCTCGACCAAAATCGATTCGGTGATGGAAGGCCTCGGAGCCCAGCAAGCGGGGCTTAAACCAGGCGACCAGATCCTGGCGGTCAATCAGATCCCGGTTAACGAAGGCCCCGAACTCGTGCGGAGGCTGCGCGAGTTTCGTGAGGGTCAGAAGGTCGATTTGAAGGTCCAGCGCGACAATCAGGAGTTTGAAACCACGGTCTCGCTCATGCGGGCCAAGGGCGATGAGGATGACTCCACCGATCGCATTGACCGCATGGGCGGCGCCCCAAGCGATCGGTCGCAAGGATTCGAGTTAGCTATTCAACATGACACCGTTCTGAAACCCTGGATGTGTGGCGGACCGTTGCTCGATCTGGAAGGCAAGGCGGTAGGATTGAATATCGCTCGTGCGGGACGGGTTGCGACCTATGCCCTGACCAGCGATGTGGCGCGGCGAATTTCCGACCAACTTAAGGCGAAGCACACAGGGCAGCGGCGAAAGAAGAAGCCCTAG
- a CDS encoding serine protease, with protein MFDHCTITELQYSDSMNGSWDIFPPAIRLGLSAVRRMAPAVLASAMLLDSTVRTSGETLPSALSKTTPQSLADLRAIEDHIKALLPKVTPAVVAIQIGDTVGSGVIVSPDGLVLSAAHVGDRPGREVRFIFANGKKARGKTLGTDHELDAGMMRITDAGPWPHLEPAPALEAKPGDWALTLGHPGGWDPDRSLVVRLGRVIRSNARTLQSDCTITAGDSGGPLLDMKGRVMGIHTYVRNSTAENYHVPIAAFREDWERLLKGESWGSEDSAPRPWLGTRGVDANPGCRIEVVDERGPAFKAGLQVGDVVLSINESEVEGAEGYRRLVRDSKIGSELRLKVKRDAVDKIITVQVADRNQR; from the coding sequence ATGTTTGATCATTGCACCATTACCGAGTTGCAATACAGTGACAGCATGAACGGCAGCTGGGACATCTTTCCACCGGCAATTCGTCTGGGTTTATCGGCAGTGCGCCGGATGGCACCGGCCGTCCTCGCTTCAGCCATGCTCCTGGACTCCACTGTCCGAACCAGTGGTGAGACGTTGCCCAGTGCCCTTTCGAAGACCACCCCCCAATCTCTCGCCGATTTGCGAGCGATCGAAGATCACATCAAGGCGCTGCTCCCCAAAGTAACACCGGCAGTCGTGGCAATTCAGATCGGTGACACGGTGGGAAGCGGGGTGATCGTCAGTCCTGACGGTCTTGTCCTCAGCGCTGCCCATGTCGGCGATCGCCCGGGGCGGGAGGTCCGTTTCATCTTTGCCAATGGGAAAAAAGCCAGAGGCAAGACCCTTGGCACGGACCACGAACTCGATGCCGGGATGATGCGGATTACCGACGCGGGACCCTGGCCGCACCTAGAACCAGCCCCCGCCCTGGAAGCCAAACCGGGCGACTGGGCTTTGACCCTCGGACACCCCGGCGGCTGGGATCCGGATCGCTCACTTGTGGTAAGGCTTGGCCGGGTCATTCGGAGCAATGCCCGAACGCTCCAAAGCGATTGCACCATCACCGCCGGAGACTCCGGCGGTCCCCTGCTCGACATGAAGGGCCGCGTCATGGGAATCCATACCTACGTCCGCAATTCGACCGCCGAGAACTACCACGTTCCCATTGCCGCCTTCCGCGAGGACTGGGAACGTCTGCTCAAGGGAGAGTCGTGGGGAAGTGAGGACTCGGCTCCCCGGCCCTGGCTCGGAACTCGGGGAGTGGACGCGAACCCGGGCTGCCGCATTGAGGTGGTTGATGAGCGTGGACCAGCCTTTAAGGCGGGTCTGCAGGTCGGCGACGTCGTTCTGAGCATCAACGAATCCGAGGTCGAAGGAGCGGAGGGTTACCGCCGGCTCGTGCGCGACTCCAAAATAGGATCGGAGCTCCGTCTTAAAGTCAAAAGGGACGCCGTCGACAAGATCATCACTGTTCAAGTAGCCGATAGGAACCAACGATGA